A section of the Enterobacter sp. C2 genome encodes:
- a CDS encoding NAD-dependent succinate-semialdehyde dehydrogenase, with protein sequence MAYQTVNPFTNQLVKEYPSHTDADIEAALKKADALYHSSWSKGDIEKRLPVLLKLANLLEERSEELAKIATQEMGKLIEQSRGEVKLCASIARYYADNASTFLAPVKYNSDLGDAWVEHHPIGVLMAVEPWNFPYYQLMRVLAPNLAAGNPIIVKHASIVPHCAEIFEQLVRDAGAPEGAYTNLFISSDQVSNIIADDRVQGVALTGSETAGSAVAAQAAKKLKKATLELGGNDVFVVLDDSDLDKAVEVGVTARLQNAGQVCTAAKRFIVQESIADKFLEKYTDAFRQVKIGDPMDESTTLGPLSSKDALETLTKQVNEAVKNGATLHFGGKPVEREGNFFEPTILTHITRDNPAYFEEFFGPVAQIYVVKDDEEVVQLANDSNYGLGGAIFSQNIDRAKALASRIETGMVYINSLTDTAPELPFGGVKRSGFGRELSDLGIKEFVNQKLVVVSK encoded by the coding sequence ATGGCCTATCAGACAGTGAATCCATTCACAAATCAGCTTGTTAAAGAGTATCCGTCCCATACTGATGCGGATATCGAGGCGGCGCTGAAAAAAGCGGATGCGCTATACCACTCCTCATGGTCAAAGGGCGATATCGAGAAGCGTCTACCTGTGCTGCTTAAGCTTGCCAATCTGCTGGAGGAGCGTTCCGAGGAGCTGGCGAAAATTGCCACCCAGGAGATGGGCAAACTGATCGAGCAGAGCCGCGGCGAAGTCAAACTCTGTGCGAGCATTGCGCGCTACTACGCCGATAATGCCAGTACCTTCCTTGCGCCGGTAAAATACAACTCCGATCTGGGCGACGCCTGGGTTGAGCATCACCCCATCGGCGTGTTGATGGCGGTCGAGCCGTGGAACTTCCCTTACTATCAGCTGATGCGCGTTCTGGCTCCGAACCTGGCCGCCGGTAACCCGATTATCGTTAAACATGCCAGCATTGTGCCGCACTGTGCGGAGATCTTCGAGCAGCTGGTGCGGGATGCGGGTGCGCCGGAGGGGGCTTACACTAACCTGTTTATCTCTTCGGACCAGGTGTCCAATATCATTGCCGACGATCGCGTTCAGGGCGTGGCGCTGACCGGCTCTGAAACCGCAGGCAGCGCGGTAGCGGCGCAGGCGGCCAAAAAACTGAAAAAAGCGACTCTTGAGCTGGGCGGCAACGACGTCTTTGTGGTGCTGGACGACAGCGATCTGGATAAGGCCGTTGAGGTAGGCGTCACCGCACGTCTGCAGAACGCCGGGCAGGTCTGTACCGCCGCGAAGCGTTTTATTGTGCAGGAGTCGATTGCCGATAAGTTCCTTGAGAAATACACCGACGCCTTCCGCCAAGTGAAAATTGGCGACCCGATGGATGAGTCCACTACCTTAGGCCCGCTGTCGTCGAAGGACGCACTGGAAACCCTGACCAAACAGGTTAACGAGGCGGTGAAAAACGGTGCGACGCTGCACTTTGGCGGTAAGCCCGTTGAGCGCGAAGGCAACTTCTTTGAGCCGACGATCCTGACCCACATCACTCGCGACAATCCGGCTTATTTCGAAGAGTTCTTTGGCCCGGTGGCGCAGATTTACGTGGTCAAAGACGACGAGGAGGTGGTGCAGCTGGCGAACGACTCAAACTACGGCCTGGGCGGCGCTATCTTCAGCCAGAATATCGACCGGGCAAAAGCCCTGGCGTCACGTATCGAGACCGGGATGGTTTACATCAACTCCCTGACTGATACCGCACCGGAACTGCCGTTCGGCGGCGTCAAGCGCTCCGGCTTTGGCCGCGAGCTGTCGGATCTGGGGATCAAAGAGTTCGTGAACCAGAAGCTGGTAGTGGTCAGTAAATAA
- a CDS encoding VOC family protein, with translation MSEATIRGMDHIGITVPDIKQATTFFCAALGAELLYESVSIGQEIDQDAQQHTLRLAPGTQVKAVRMLKLQNGPGIELFEMQGPDQDRPQRASDYGLQHFAVYTDNIEQATKRFEEAGGKMFTEPKPLTFPTEYGDGNQFCYGSTPWGGIVEFISRPSPMPYEKETTSRRWKP, from the coding sequence ATGAGTGAAGCGACTATTCGCGGTATGGACCATATCGGCATTACCGTACCGGACATCAAGCAGGCAACCACCTTCTTCTGTGCCGCCCTGGGTGCAGAGCTGCTCTATGAGTCTGTCTCTATTGGTCAGGAGATTGATCAGGACGCCCAGCAGCACACGCTGCGACTTGCTCCGGGCACCCAAGTGAAAGCGGTCAGGATGCTGAAACTGCAGAACGGTCCGGGCATTGAGCTGTTTGAGATGCAGGGGCCGGATCAGGATCGCCCCCAGCGGGCCAGCGATTATGGCCTGCAACATTTTGCGGTCTATACCGATAATATCGAGCAGGCAACGAAGCGCTTCGAGGAGGCTGGCGGCAAGATGTTCACCGAGCCCAAGCCGCTTACCTTCCCTACCGAGTATGGCGACGGCAATCAGTTCTGCTACGGCAGCACGCCCTGGGGCGGCATCGTAGAGTTTATCTCCCGACCCTCGCCGATGCCCTACGAGAAAGAGACCACCTCACGGCGCTGGAAACCCTGA
- a CDS encoding DUF445 domain-containing protein translates to MDKLAELKRAKRLALSLLLIAAATFAATLFLPPTRLVGAVKAVAEAAMVGALADWFAVVALFRRVPLPFISRHTAIIPRNQERIGDNLGIFVQEKFLDTQSLIALIRRHEPALMIGTWFSQPDNARRVGQHLLQVMSGFLDLTDDARIQNLLKRAVHKAIDKVDLSGTTALVLESLTKNNRHQVLLDSLIAQLLTLIQRQSTRDFIAHHIVRWLKTEHPRKAMLLPTEWLGEQSAEMVSSAVNSLLDDISHDQGHQIRQAFDKATLKLIERLKNDPEMAARAESTKTYLKEDEAFNRYLGELWGDLRNWLKADMESENSKVQLRIAEAGQWFGETLVADDALRASFNQHLEQAARSVAPEFAQFLTRHISDTVKSWDAKEMSQQIELNIGKDLQFIRVNGTLVGGTIGLILWLLSQLPGLFAG, encoded by the coding sequence ATGGATAAATTAGCCGAACTTAAACGCGCCAAGCGCCTGGCCCTGTCGCTGCTGCTGATCGCCGCGGCGACCTTTGCTGCCACCCTTTTTCTGCCGCCCACCCGTCTGGTAGGTGCAGTGAAGGCCGTCGCCGAAGCGGCAATGGTCGGCGCGCTGGCCGACTGGTTTGCGGTAGTGGCGCTGTTTCGCCGCGTGCCGCTGCCCTTCATTTCTCGCCATACGGCGATCATTCCCCGAAATCAGGAGCGGATCGGCGACAATCTTGGCATTTTTGTGCAGGAGAAGTTTCTTGATACCCAGTCGCTGATCGCGCTGATTCGCCGTCACGAGCCCGCATTGATGATCGGCACCTGGTTCAGCCAGCCGGATAATGCCCGCCGGGTGGGTCAGCACCTGTTGCAGGTGATGAGCGGCTTTCTCGATCTTACCGACGATGCCCGTATCCAGAACTTGCTCAAGCGCGCCGTGCACAAGGCGATCGACAAGGTCGATCTCTCTGGCACTACCGCGCTGGTGCTGGAGAGCCTGACTAAAAACAACCGTCATCAGGTGCTACTGGACTCGCTGATCGCCCAGCTGTTGACGCTGATCCAGCGCCAGAGCACCCGCGACTTTATTGCCCACCATATTGTGCGCTGGCTGAAGACCGAGCATCCCCGTAAGGCGATGCTGCTGCCTACCGAGTGGCTGGGAGAGCAGAGCGCAGAGATGGTCTCCAGCGCGGTGAACTCCCTGCTGGATGACATCAGTCACGACCAGGGCCACCAGATCCGTCAGGCCTTTGACAAAGCCACCCTGAAGCTTATCGAACGGCTGAAGAACGATCCAGAGATGGCCGCCCGCGCCGAGAGCACCAAGACCTACCTGAAAGAGGACGAAGCGTTTAACCGCTATCTGGGTGAGCTGTGGGGAGATCTGCGCAACTGGCTGAAGGCCGATATGGAGAGTGAAAACTCAAAAGTGCAGCTGCGCATTGCCGAGGCCGGACAGTGGTTTGGCGAAACGCTGGTAGCGGACGACGCCCTGCGCGCCTCGTTTAATCAGCACCTTGAGCAGGCCGCCCGCAGCGTGGCCCCGGAGTTTGCCCAGTTCCTCACCCGTCACATCAGCGATACGGTCAAGAGCTGGGATGCAAAAGAGATGTCGCAGCAGATCGAGCTCAACATCGGCAAAGATCTGCAGTTTATCCGCGTCAACGGCACGCTGGTGGGCGGTACCATTGGACTGATCCTCTGGCTCCTGTCGCAGCTGCCGGGGCTATTTGCTGGCTGA
- a CDS encoding DUF2955 domain-containing protein, which yields MSISTLARVFSPHDKVVYSANDFRQTLRIALAGTLALSISSFYNVQYGVFFVVYPLMLMSLVPVFNGHVARQFIFSSVINCIEMVLIIGFLSQWPVIMTLVVFALYVVRFRFMSQGPLFLFGSMGVVCQSTMLNFMSYPTNDWHVLFFSNIEACVMAVCLSALLHYLIPDVEPRMRPPVIEKDAARIRHESLLSGTVATVIFIVFQVCNLSDSLSALMAGVLSLFPMSYRGAVLSSIWRIAGVVLGCVYILLIQLVLYDHSSHMLLMMPLICLGLGIGARLHTMEKVGAGVGFASITTLGIMFGQNMHPNQDLVFSDLYRIVSVTVSLFITLTLVFLVHLLLNRFAATRYVIPPPA from the coding sequence ATGTCTATTAGTACGCTGGCCCGCGTTTTTTCGCCTCACGACAAGGTCGTCTACTCGGCGAACGATTTCCGCCAGACGCTGCGTATTGCGCTGGCAGGGACGCTGGCCCTAAGCATTTCGAGCTTCTACAACGTTCAGTACGGCGTCTTCTTTGTGGTCTATCCGCTGATGCTGATGTCGCTGGTGCCGGTCTTCAATGGCCACGTGGCGAGGCAGTTTATCTTCAGCTCGGTCATCAACTGCATTGAGATGGTGCTGATCATCGGCTTTCTGTCGCAGTGGCCGGTGATCATGACGCTGGTGGTCTTTGCCCTGTACGTGGTGCGCTTTCGCTTTATGAGCCAGGGGCCGCTGTTTCTCTTCGGTTCGATGGGCGTGGTGTGCCAGAGCACGATGCTCAACTTTATGAGCTATCCCACTAACGACTGGCACGTGCTGTTCTTCTCGAATATTGAGGCCTGCGTGATGGCGGTCTGTCTGAGCGCACTGCTGCACTACCTGATCCCGGACGTCGAGCCGCGTATGCGCCCGCCGGTTATCGAGAAAGACGCTGCCCGCATCCGTCATGAGTCTCTGCTCTCCGGGACCGTGGCAACGGTGATCTTTATCGTTTTCCAGGTGTGTAACCTCAGCGACTCGCTGTCGGCGCTGATGGCGGGCGTGCTCAGCCTCTTCCCGATGAGCTATCGTGGCGCGGTACTCAGCTCAATATGGCGAATCGCGGGCGTGGTGCTGGGGTGCGTCTATATTCTGCTGATCCAGCTGGTGCTCTACGATCACAGCAGCCATATGCTGCTGATGATGCCGCTGATCTGTCTCGGTCTGGGGATTGGTGCGCGACTGCATACCATGGAGAAGGTGGGGGCGGGCGTGGGCTTTGCCAGCATCACCACCCTTGGGATCATGTTCGGCCAGAATATGCACCCTAATCAGGACCTGGTGTTCAGCGATCTCTACCGTATCGTCTCGGTCACCGTGTCGCTGTTCATTACTCTGACGCTGGTATTCCTGGTCCACCTGCTGCTCAACCGCTTCGCGGCAACGCGCTACGTGATACCGCCGCCAGCCTAA
- a CDS encoding HlyD family secretion protein has protein sequence MMTPEQKFARWVRVSIASFLLMFVYFIVADIWIPLTPDSTVMRVVSPVSARVSGYVAQVYVHNNSQVKKGDLLFELDRTPFINRVEAAQIALRQAHLTNQQLDAQIAASQASLTSAQLTARNDKATFDRYQRLSTTQNVSQQDLDKVRTAWQSSEQAVSNLQANIRALHIQRGDRDDGHNVTLQKYQNALEEAQLNLGWTQIRAEADGTISNLQLSPGWYASAGSAALALVSNNTDIVADFREKSLRHTKPGTDAAVVFDALPGQVFHARVTSRDAGILAGQEAVNGELSQPETSNRWVRDAQRMRIHVVLDEPLAQPLPTGARATVQLYNSEGPFAHFFSGLQIHLVSLLHYVY, from the coding sequence ATGATGACGCCTGAACAAAAATTCGCCCGCTGGGTAAGGGTCAGTATTGCCTCTTTCCTGCTGATGTTTGTCTATTTTATCGTTGCGGATATCTGGATCCCGCTGACGCCGGACTCCACCGTGATGCGCGTGGTATCGCCCGTTTCCGCCCGCGTCTCGGGTTATGTCGCCCAGGTCTACGTGCATAACAACAGCCAGGTGAAGAAGGGCGATCTGCTGTTTGAGCTCGACCGCACGCCGTTTATCAACCGCGTCGAGGCGGCACAGATTGCGCTGCGGCAGGCGCATCTGACCAACCAGCAGCTGGATGCGCAGATTGCCGCCTCGCAGGCGAGCCTGACCAGCGCCCAGCTTACCGCCCGTAACGATAAGGCCACCTTCGATCGCTATCAGCGTCTGAGCACCACGCAGAACGTCTCCCAGCAGGATCTCGATAAGGTTCGCACCGCGTGGCAGTCCAGCGAGCAAGCGGTCAGTAACCTACAGGCAAACATCCGCGCGCTGCACATTCAGCGCGGCGATCGGGACGATGGCCATAACGTTACCCTACAGAAGTACCAGAACGCGCTGGAAGAGGCGCAGCTTAACCTTGGCTGGACGCAGATCCGCGCTGAAGCGGATGGCACCATCAGCAACCTGCAGCTTAGCCCCGGCTGGTACGCCTCTGCCGGATCGGCAGCGCTGGCGCTGGTGAGCAATAACACCGATATCGTGGCCGACTTCCGTGAGAAGAGCCTGCGCCATACGAAACCGGGGACGGATGCCGCGGTGGTCTTTGATGCGCTGCCGGGGCAGGTGTTCCACGCCCGGGTCACCTCCCGCGACGCCGGGATCCTGGCGGGCCAGGAGGCGGTGAACGGCGAGCTATCCCAGCCGGAAACCTCTAACCGCTGGGTGCGCGATGCTCAGCGGATGCGTATCCACGTGGTGCTGGACGAACCGCTGGCGCAGCCGCTGCCGACCGGCGCGCGCGCCACCGTTCAGCTCTACAACAGCGAAGGGCCGTTTGCCCACTTCTTCTCCGGCCTGCAAATCCACCTGGTTAGTTTGCTGCATTATGTCTATTAG
- a CDS encoding dynamin family protein, whose amino-acid sequence MHENNIELLNLEAQRLLDLNIDLLQEMLNRPNVLEEQQDNDKKQLFDRSRAEKRVEELKGERSKISRKEVVLAIVGTMKAGKSTTINAIVGKEILPNRDRPMTAIPTLIRHKAGKKTPELHLKHLDPIQQLLAALTQTARTPAGEKQIRAIQADEDNKHLLDIMHSSNAWCSSAHHGEKEIFEFLKNLNDLVRLATLLNAEFPFDAYSQVDNLPVIEVEFSHLTGMDASHGTLTLLDTPGPNEAGQAHLHTMMRDQLQKASAVLAVMDYTQMKSEADDKVRQEINDIADVTAGRLFILVNKFDQKNRNGSSEETVKLSVPAMMRSGVITSDRVYPGSANRAYLANRVRTVLSESDSLPENEDWVNDFGEMAFGGMWEETPLDDKESFLKQADYFWKKSKFEQLLSEVVQSAHAKAAALAVDSAASKLVQNAENTHEYLSLRHQGMVADIQNLQDQINGLLSDISNIKSAQKTVNNEVTAAKKNISKETQVLLENVSHKLTGELDHFFEKGKDEEERLDLGSLIEPVTNGVFGKLFGSLLVPSSTKKPVFDKNNPVIQFESHGEAQAFASDIEKTVLTILQQAEQEIKTPLTDIVREIEQSFHGNAMQAVDDIAGQINDRLQDGGFSVKITFPNVENLRTSLSVTSQMGEFLEEKSFSKTRRRRSSGAWGTVCGWFGTDDWGWEEYTETVQRTVIDMNKIRSAVSKQADEHFRALNDEIEKGITRPIVTKIGEFFSEFKAKVEQLRNTLIKSKQDHESNKLVKEELTDHLMVLQQRTPELLLDSKALKADLEPMLK is encoded by the coding sequence ATGCACGAAAACAATATCGAGCTTCTGAATCTCGAAGCGCAGCGACTGCTGGATCTGAATATCGATCTGCTGCAGGAGATGCTTAACAGACCCAACGTACTCGAAGAGCAGCAGGATAATGATAAAAAACAGCTTTTCGATCGCAGCAGGGCAGAAAAACGCGTTGAAGAGCTGAAAGGCGAGCGGAGTAAAATCAGCCGCAAAGAGGTAGTCCTTGCCATTGTCGGCACCATGAAGGCGGGCAAATCGACGACCATTAATGCCATCGTCGGTAAAGAGATCCTGCCGAACCGCGACCGCCCGATGACAGCCATCCCCACATTGATTCGCCACAAGGCGGGTAAAAAAACGCCCGAGCTTCACCTCAAGCACCTCGATCCTATTCAACAGTTGCTGGCTGCTTTGACCCAGACCGCACGCACTCCAGCCGGTGAAAAGCAGATCCGTGCTATTCAGGCTGACGAAGACAACAAACACCTGCTCGATATTATGCATAGCAGCAATGCATGGTGCAGCTCTGCTCACCATGGTGAAAAAGAGATCTTCGAGTTCCTGAAAAACCTCAACGATCTGGTGCGCCTGGCTACGCTGCTCAACGCTGAGTTCCCGTTTGATGCTTACAGCCAAGTCGACAATCTGCCGGTGATTGAGGTGGAGTTCTCCCATCTTACCGGAATGGATGCCAGCCACGGCACGCTGACCCTGCTGGATACGCCGGGGCCAAACGAAGCGGGCCAGGCGCACCTGCATACCATGATGCGCGACCAGCTGCAGAAGGCCTCGGCAGTGCTGGCAGTCATGGACTATACGCAGATGAAGTCGGAAGCGGACGACAAGGTACGTCAGGAGATTAACGACATCGCTGACGTTACCGCAGGCCGTCTGTTTATTTTGGTGAACAAGTTTGATCAGAAGAACCGTAACGGCAGCAGCGAAGAGACCGTTAAGCTGAGCGTTCCTGCGATGATGCGCAGCGGCGTTATCACCTCCGACCGCGTTTATCCTGGCTCTGCCAACCGGGCCTACCTGGCGAACCGGGTACGTACCGTACTGAGCGAGTCCGATTCCCTGCCGGAAAATGAAGACTGGGTAAACGACTTTGGTGAGATGGCGTTTGGCGGCATGTGGGAAGAGACGCCGTTGGATGATAAAGAGTCTTTCCTTAAACAGGCCGATTATTTCTGGAAAAAGTCCAAATTTGAACAGCTGCTTAGCGAAGTCGTGCAGTCTGCCCACGCTAAAGCCGCGGCGCTGGCAGTTGACTCTGCCGCCTCTAAGCTGGTGCAGAACGCCGAGAATACGCATGAGTATCTCTCTCTGCGCCATCAGGGGATGGTTGCCGACATTCAGAATCTGCAAGATCAGATCAACGGTCTGCTGAGCGACATCAGCAACATTAAATCAGCTCAGAAGACGGTTAATAACGAGGTTACTGCCGCCAAAAAAAACATCAGCAAAGAGACGCAGGTCCTGCTGGAGAACGTCAGCCACAAACTCACCGGCGAACTTGATCACTTTTTTGAAAAGGGCAAAGACGAAGAGGAGAGACTGGATCTGGGAAGTCTTATCGAGCCTGTTACAAATGGCGTTTTTGGTAAACTCTTCGGTTCGCTTCTTGTCCCCAGTAGTACCAAAAAACCGGTATTCGACAAGAACAACCCGGTGATCCAGTTTGAGAGCCACGGCGAGGCGCAGGCATTTGCCAGCGACATTGAAAAGACGGTACTGACCATACTTCAGCAGGCAGAGCAGGAGATCAAAACGCCGCTGACCGATATTGTCCGCGAGATCGAGCAGAGCTTCCACGGTAACGCCATGCAGGCGGTCGATGATATTGCCGGTCAGATTAACGATCGTCTACAGGATGGCGGCTTTAGCGTCAAGATTACCTTCCCTAACGTGGAAAACCTCCGAACCTCACTCTCAGTTACCAGCCAGATGGGCGAGTTTCTTGAAGAGAAGAGCTTTAGCAAAACGCGCCGTCGTCGCAGCAGCGGTGCGTGGGGTACGGTCTGTGGCTGGTTCGGCACCGACGACTGGGGCTGGGAGGAGTACACCGAAACCGTCCAGCGCACCGTTATCGACATGAACAAGATCCGTAGCGCGGTCAGCAAGCAGGCTGATGAGCATTTCAGGGCGCTTAACGATGAAATTGAGAAAGGCATTACGAGACCGATCGTCACGAAAATTGGCGAATTCTTTAGCGAATTCAAAGCAAAAGTCGAGCAGCTGCGCAATACCTTAATCAAAAGCAAGCAGGATCATGAGAGCAACAAGCTTGTTAAAGAGGAGCTTACTGACCACCTTATGGTGCTTCAGCAGCGCACCCCGGAGCTGTTGCTGGACAGCAAAGCCTTAAAAGCAGATCTGGAGCCGATGCTGAAATGA
- a CDS encoding YjcZ-like family protein, with protein MNSLKEAFADNDAFNLLECVPEKFVVDFANGIDVLDDHLRSQQNRSAFQRFKEGISGKSSARQQQVNATLRDGVEASLTWLTELTGSLAKSNLALAHVNTRVNQLRLDTAKLANFSADTHEQLLDLSRRIDLRLSDLEEQVHHISLHQRADAHMDNILSRWSAGRYNDLPLLGRCYAVLEELRWGAFGDMIRQGDRRQSLQLLDTLKNRAQEQLARDGNVHQTTRLDTQSWLAWQTNRAVENSWPETMSWIADWCNVDTHPITWSVTQRYDAMPKRMPLILSAERITGPLVNEVFNRGHA; from the coding sequence ATGAACTCGCTAAAAGAAGCTTTTGCAGACAACGACGCATTTAACCTACTGGAGTGCGTTCCGGAGAAGTTTGTCGTCGATTTTGCCAATGGTATCGACGTGCTGGACGACCATCTGCGCAGCCAGCAGAACCGCTCCGCCTTTCAGCGCTTTAAAGAGGGGATCAGCGGTAAAAGCTCTGCACGCCAGCAACAGGTCAATGCCACGCTACGGGACGGCGTAGAGGCCTCTCTAACGTGGCTGACCGAGCTGACCGGCTCGCTGGCAAAAAGTAACCTGGCGCTGGCCCACGTTAATACCCGCGTTAACCAGCTGAGGCTTGATACCGCTAAGCTGGCCAACTTCTCTGCCGACACCCACGAGCAGCTGCTGGATCTCTCCCGGCGAATCGACCTGCGCCTTAGCGATCTGGAGGAGCAGGTGCACCACATCAGCCTCCATCAGCGGGCGGACGCGCATATGGATAACATTCTCTCCCGCTGGAGCGCGGGTCGCTACAACGACCTGCCGCTGCTGGGACGCTGTTATGCGGTGCTGGAAGAGCTACGCTGGGGCGCGTTTGGCGATATGATTCGCCAGGGGGATCGTCGCCAGAGCCTGCAGCTTTTAGATACCCTGAAAAACCGCGCGCAGGAGCAGCTGGCGCGTGACGGTAACGTTCATCAGACCACACGCCTGGATACACAGTCCTGGCTGGCCTGGCAGACGAATCGTGCTGTAGAGAATAGCTGGCCAGAGACGATGAGCTGGATTGCCGACTGGTGTAACGTGGATACGCACCCAATAACCTGGTCGGTCACCCAGCGCTATGATGCCATGCCGAAACGGATGCCGCTTATTCTCTCCGCCGAGCGCATTACCGGGCCGCTAGTGAATGAAGTCTTTAACAGGGGGCACGCAT